In Achromobacter pestifer, the DNA window CACCCCGCCTGACATGAAACGCTTGTGGGACATTTCCCCGCCCGTCTCCACGGCCTCGCCAGTCTTTCCTGGCGACACGCCGTACCGCCAGCAATGGAAATGGTCGCTTGCGCCCGGCTGTCCGGTGAATGTCAGCGAAATCACCATGTCGCCGCACATCGGCGCGCATGCTGACGCTCCGCTGCACTACCAGAACGGCGCCGCCGCCATCGGGGCGGTCTCGCTGGAACCGTTCCTGGGCCCCTGTCGCGTCATCCATGCCATCGACTGCGGCCCCCTCATCACGGTGGACCACCTGGCCCATGCGGCCTTGAACTTGCCGCCCCGCGTGCTGGTCCGCACCGCCAAGCATGCCGCGCAGGACTGGTGGACCGACGATTTCTCCGCCTACGCGCCCCAGACCATCGAATGGCTGGCCGAACGCGGCGTCATGCTGATCGGCCTGGATACGGCCAGCATCGACCCCGCGTCCAGCAAGACCCTGGACAGCCACCATACGATCTTGCGGCACGACATGCGGGTACTGGAGAACCTGGTGCTCGACGATGTGCC includes these proteins:
- the kynB gene encoding arylformamidase, whose protein sequence is MKRLWDISPPVSTASPVFPGDTPYRQQWKWSLAPGCPVNVSEITMSPHIGAHADAPLHYQNGAAAIGAVSLEPFLGPCRVIHAIDCGPLITVDHLAHAALNLPPRVLVRTAKHAAQDWWTDDFSAYAPQTIEWLAERGVMLIGLDTASIDPASSKTLDSHHTILRHDMRVLENLVLDDVPEGDYELIALPLALVQADASPVRAVLREL